A genome region from Manis pentadactyla isolate mManPen7 chromosome 5, mManPen7.hap1, whole genome shotgun sequence includes the following:
- the LOC118932721 gene encoding signal-regulatory protein beta-1-like isoform X1: MPNPASWPHPPPCLLLTLLLGLTGAAGEEELQVFQPVRSVSFAAGQTATLHCTLTSVLPVGPIKWFRGAGPGRQLIYSFKGGEGPFPRVTKASDATKRNNTDFSIRIGSITPEDTGVYYCVKFQKGTPNVEIKSGPGTRVTMSAKPSPPVVLGPTERATPEQTVSFTCQSHGFSPRNITLKWFKNGNELSASQTNVDPEGDSASYRISSTAEVVLAPGDVCSQVICEVAHVTLQGGPPLRGTTNLSETLRVPPRLEVSQSPVAGNQVNVTCQVKNFYPRRLQLSWLENGNVSRTETASNLTENKDGTFNWTSWLLVNVTAHREDVVLTCQVEHDGQPAVPRTHTVHISAHRQDKDTGQIPGPEPPPRLLVALLLGHKVLLTVGVSAICVHKMRRA; encoded by the exons ATGCCCAACCCTGCCTCCTGGCCCCACCCTCCTCCTTGCCTGCTGCTGACTCTACTGCTGGGACTCACAG gagCAGCAGGTGAGGAGGAGCTGCAGGTGTTTCAACCTGTCAGATCAGTGTCGTTCGCAGCCGGACAGACGGCCACTCTGCACTGCACCCTAACCTCTGTGCTCCCCGTGGGGCCCATCAAGTGGTTCAGGGGGGCTGGACCAGGCCGCCAGTTAATCTACAGTTTCAAGGGCGGAGAAGGCCCCTTTCCCAGAGTAACAAAAGCTTCAGATGCTACAAAGAGAAACAACACGGACTTCTCCATCCGCATCGGTAGCATCACCCCTGAGGACACCGGCGTCTACTACTGTGTGAAGTTCCAGAAAGGGACCCCTAATGTGGAGATTAAGTCGGGCCCAGGCACTCGGGTCACCATGAGTG CCAAACCCTCTCCCCCCGTGGTCTTGGGCCCCACGGAGAGGGCCACGCCTGAGCAGACAGTGAGCTTCACCTGCCAGTCCCATGGCTTCTCCCCCAGAAACATCACCCTGAAATGGTTCAAAAATGGGAATGAGCTGTCGGCCTCCCAGACCAACGTGGACCCCGAGGGAGACAGCGCCTCCTACCGCATCTCCAGCACAGCCGAGGTGGTGCTGGCCCCGGGGGATGTTTGCTCCCAGGTCATCTGTGAGGTGGCCCACGTCACCCTGCAGGGGGGCCCCCCTCTTCGTGGGACCACCAACTTGTCAGAGACCCTCCGAG TCCCGCCCCGTTTGGAGGTTTCCCAAAGCCCCGTGGCAGGGAACCAGGTGAACGTCACCTGCCAAGTGAAGAACTTCTACCCCCGGCGCCTGCAGCTGAGCTGGTTGGAGAACGGAAACGTGTCCCGAACAGAAACGGCCTCGAACCTCACAGAGAACAAGGATGGGACCTTCAACTGGACAAGCTGGCTGCTGGTGAACGTCACTGCCCACAGGGAGGACGTGGTGCTCACCTGCCAGGTGGAGCATGACGGGCAGCCGGCGGTCCCCAGAACCCACACCGTGCACATCTCTGCCCACAGGCAGGACAAGGATACAGGCCAGATCCCTG GCCCAGAGCCACCTCCTCGGCTCCTGGTGGCTCTCCTCCTCGGCCACAAGGTGCTGCTGACTGTTGGGGTCTCTGCCATCTGCGTGCACAAGATGAGGAGAGCCTGA
- the LOC118932721 gene encoding signal-regulatory protein beta-1-like isoform X2, producing MPNPASWPHPPPCLLLTLLLGLTAGEEELQVFQPVRSVSFAAGQTATLHCTLTSVLPVGPIKWFRGAGPGRQLIYSFKGGEGPFPRVTKASDATKRNNTDFSIRIGSITPEDTGVYYCVKFQKGTPNVEIKSGPGTRVTMSAKPSPPVVLGPTERATPEQTVSFTCQSHGFSPRNITLKWFKNGNELSASQTNVDPEGDSASYRISSTAEVVLAPGDVCSQVICEVAHVTLQGGPPLRGTTNLSETLRVPPRLEVSQSPVAGNQVNVTCQVKNFYPRRLQLSWLENGNVSRTETASNLTENKDGTFNWTSWLLVNVTAHREDVVLTCQVEHDGQPAVPRTHTVHISAHRQDKDTGQIPGPEPPPRLLVALLLGHKVLLTVGVSAICVHKMRRA from the exons ATGCCCAACCCTGCCTCCTGGCCCCACCCTCCTCCTTGCCTGCTGCTGACTCTACTGCTGGGACTCACAG CAGGTGAGGAGGAGCTGCAGGTGTTTCAACCTGTCAGATCAGTGTCGTTCGCAGCCGGACAGACGGCCACTCTGCACTGCACCCTAACCTCTGTGCTCCCCGTGGGGCCCATCAAGTGGTTCAGGGGGGCTGGACCAGGCCGCCAGTTAATCTACAGTTTCAAGGGCGGAGAAGGCCCCTTTCCCAGAGTAACAAAAGCTTCAGATGCTACAAAGAGAAACAACACGGACTTCTCCATCCGCATCGGTAGCATCACCCCTGAGGACACCGGCGTCTACTACTGTGTGAAGTTCCAGAAAGGGACCCCTAATGTGGAGATTAAGTCGGGCCCAGGCACTCGGGTCACCATGAGTG CCAAACCCTCTCCCCCCGTGGTCTTGGGCCCCACGGAGAGGGCCACGCCTGAGCAGACAGTGAGCTTCACCTGCCAGTCCCATGGCTTCTCCCCCAGAAACATCACCCTGAAATGGTTCAAAAATGGGAATGAGCTGTCGGCCTCCCAGACCAACGTGGACCCCGAGGGAGACAGCGCCTCCTACCGCATCTCCAGCACAGCCGAGGTGGTGCTGGCCCCGGGGGATGTTTGCTCCCAGGTCATCTGTGAGGTGGCCCACGTCACCCTGCAGGGGGGCCCCCCTCTTCGTGGGACCACCAACTTGTCAGAGACCCTCCGAG TCCCGCCCCGTTTGGAGGTTTCCCAAAGCCCCGTGGCAGGGAACCAGGTGAACGTCACCTGCCAAGTGAAGAACTTCTACCCCCGGCGCCTGCAGCTGAGCTGGTTGGAGAACGGAAACGTGTCCCGAACAGAAACGGCCTCGAACCTCACAGAGAACAAGGATGGGACCTTCAACTGGACAAGCTGGCTGCTGGTGAACGTCACTGCCCACAGGGAGGACGTGGTGCTCACCTGCCAGGTGGAGCATGACGGGCAGCCGGCGGTCCCCAGAACCCACACCGTGCACATCTCTGCCCACAGGCAGGACAAGGATACAGGCCAGATCCCTG GCCCAGAGCCACCTCCTCGGCTCCTGGTGGCTCTCCTCCTCGGCCACAAGGTGCTGCTGACTGTTGGGGTCTCTGCCATCTGCGTGCACAAGATGAGGAGAGCCTGA